AAAAGCCAGTTGAGAGTTACAAAAATAATGCGCGATAAAGCCGCCCGCGACTCGGAGCTATATACAGCATTTGTGAATTACGTTAATTCCGTAAGAGATGCTGATCCAGGCGCCTCCTGTTTATTGGTCAGTTCGGGCCGACGTCTGTCACAAGTTGAGGATCATTTCAAAGAGACCGGCGAACGTCAAATGATCATTTCTGTGCAAAGCACTCTCTTACTTGTCTCGCTCCTACCCAATCTTGCATTAGGACTTTCACAAATGAAAGCATTCCTATTTGATGAACATCGCCATAGATTTACTACGGGATTCGAGCGGAAGCTCATCCGCATTGTGCGATCAAGCCGCGAATTGGAGATGCCGTGGGCAAAGCGCGGTATACTGATGCGCAATGTCAGAGATCGCCTCCTTACTAATGCGAAGCAGGAAGGACGCCCTCGAGCCGAGCAACACATGGATACGTTGGAGAGAGATGCGCTGAAGGAAGACAGTAGAGATTTGACCGTCCAGATATTGAGAGACTCTTTAGACGCACTAGCCATTGATACACGCCAAGATAAGCAGATCCGAGAGCTTAAAAGAGAAAATGAACGCCTAGAAGAAGAAATCAAAAAACTCCGCAAGTTTCGAGAAAAAAAATAGCTCACAGCAAACTACAGCAAGCATATGTAGCGGCAAAACTCACTCATCGCTTCCAGACATAATTAAGCAGAGCCCCAACCATGCCACTTAAGCATTCTCATGCACATTTAAAACTCTAAATATAGAGAGCGACAATAGGGGCACGCCGCTTAAATGAAACGCAAGGCATTCAAACGACCAAAAGCGACGTACCCACCAGCCAGACCAGTAATAAAAACTTAAATCAGACGCCCGCAGCATCCATATCCACTCTAGATATTTGCCTAGAGCCCAGAAATAAAAATTTCATAACATCAATCAAATTTATATTAAGAATGGCGGAGAGAGTGGGATTCGAACCCACGGAAGGTTTGACCCTTCGCCGGTTTTCAAGACCGGTGCCTTAAACCGCTCGGCCATCTCTCCGTTTGCGAACGCGGCGGTACTGCGGAAGAGCGTCGCAGCCGCTTGAAGCACAACGCCGCGGAAGCGCGACGCTGCAGTGCCTGTCCAGCCTGAAGCAATCGGTGCCGATGACGGCACCACATGAACCCCGAACCCAGGACCACCAGCACGGGCGCGCATTTTCGCACGCCCGCGGCGGTTTTGCTCGACCGACGTGCGCGGCCGGCGTCGCGATCAACCCGCCTCGACCGCCATCGCGCCCAGGGTCGAGTGACGAGCCTTGGTGCGTTCGGGACAGTTGCCGCCACAGTCCAGGCGCGAGGCTTCGATCTGGCGCGGCAGGTGTTCGGCGAGGAAGTCGATGAACACGCGCACCGCCGGCAGCAGGCCGCGGCGCGAGGCGAACACGGCATGGCAGATGCCCTGCGGCAGCGACCATTCCGGCAGCACCACTTCCAGTTCGCCGTTGCGCACCGCTTCGGCGCAGACGGTCTCGGGCAGCAGGGTGATGCCGAAGCCGTCCTTGACCATCGACTGCAGCAGCGGGAAGTCGAAGCCCGCCACGCGCGGCTGCAGGTCGACGCGGCGCACTTCGCCGGCCGGGCCGTGCAGTTCCCAGCGCTGCCGCGCCTCGTCCTCGCTGATGCTGAGGGTGACGTGCGAGGTCAATTCCTCGGGATCCTTGGGACGGCCGGCGCGGTCCAGGTACTTGGGGCTGGCGACCAGCAGTTCCTGGACCTGGCCGAAGCTGCGCATCACCAGGCTGCCGTCGTCGTCCAGGCGAGAGCGCACGCGCAGGGCGACATCGTAGCCTTCGTTGATGATGTCGACGCGGCGGTTGCTGATGTTCAGTTGCAGCCGCACCTTGGGGTACTGGTCCAGGAACATCGGCAGCAGCTTGGGCAACTGCATCTGCGCCAGCGACACCGGCACGCTGACCCGCACCAGCCCGCGCGGCTCGGCGCTGAGCCGGTCGACCACTTCGCGTGCGGCCTGCGCCTCGGCCAGCATGGTCTGGGCGTGGCGATGCACGCTCATGCCCAGGTCGGTGACGGCGAAACGGCGCGTGGAGCGCTGCAGCAGACGCACGCCCAGGTCGCTCTCCAGCTGGCTGATGCGGCGGCTCAGGCGCGACTTGGGGATGCCCAGGGCGCGTTCGGCGGCGGCGAAGCCGCCGTGGTCGACCACCATGGCGAAGTAGTACAGATCGTTGAGGTCGTGCATGTTCTTTCGATATTTAGAACGATGGGGACAATCGGATCCGGTTCATTCTACTCCTACAACGATTTGCGCTGCAGGGACGCCGGTCGCGCTCGCGCGGTGGCTCAGGCACGGATAGAGACGGACGCAGGGTAACCCCGGCTTGGCTAGCACGAAGTGATGGGGACGGGAGTTCGGCGCACGCGGAACGTCGCTGCGGCGAGTGCTGCAGCGGGCAATGCATGCGAACGCCCTGCCCCGTCCGGGTCGAATACCCACTTGTGGCGCAAGGCGGTGCACTGCCCGCATCAGGACAATTTGCCTGAGCGCAAGGACGGACAGGGGTGCGTCGCCGCAGCAACGGCGACGCGAGGCGCGCCCGGGGCGGATGCCCCGGGCTGGACGGCAATCAGCCGATCCGCTCGGCCCCGCCCATGTACGGGCGCAGCGCGTCGGGCACGGTGATCGAGCCGTCGGCGTTCTGGTAGTTCTCCATCACCGCGATCATGGCGCGGCCGACCGCGGTGCCGGAGCCGTTGAGCGTGTGCAGCAGTTCGGGCTTGCCGGTGGCCGGGTTGCGCCAGCGCGCCTGCATGCGCCGCGCCTGGAAATCGCCGCAGTTGGAGCAGGAGGAGATCTCGCGATAGGTCTGCTGCGAGGGCAGCCAGACTTCCAGGTCGTAGGTCTTGCTGGCGGAGAAGCCCATGTCGCCGGTGCACAGCAGCATCTTGCGGTACGGCAAGCCGAGCGTTTCCAGCACCACTTCGGCGCAGCGGGTCATGCGCTCGTGTTCGGCGGCGCTGTCTTCCGGGCGGCACACGCTGACCAGTTCCACCTTCTCGAACTGGTGCTGGCGGATCATGCCGCGGGTGTCGCGGCCGCCGCTGCCGGCCTCGGAGCGGAAGCACAGCGAGTGCGCGGTCATGCGCAGCGGCAGGCGCTCGGCCTCGACGATCTCGTCGCGCACCAGGTTGGTCAGCGAGATCTCCGAGGTGGAGATCAGGTAGCGCTTCTGTTCGCCCAGCGCGGTGGCGAACATGTCTTCCTCGAACTTCGGCAACTGGCCGGTGCCGTACAGGCTGTCGGCGTTGACGATCACCGGCACGTTGGTTTCCTGATAGGCGTGCGGGCCGGTGTGCAGGTCCAGCATGAACTGCGCCAGGGCGCGGTGCAGGCGCGCGATCGGCCCGCGCAGCACGGTGAAGCGCGCGCCCGACAGCTTAGCCGCGGACTCGCCGTCCAGCCAGCCGTGGCGGGCGCCGAGTTCGACGTGGTCCTTGACCTCGAAATCGAAGCTGCGCGGGCTGCCCCAGCGCTGCAGTTCGACGTTGTCGGCTTCGTCCTTGCCCACGGGCACGTCGGCCTGCGGCAGGTTGGGAATCTCCAGCGCCAACGTCTCCAGTTGCGCGCGGATCTCGTCCAGGCGTTGCTCGGAGGCCTTCAGTTCGTCGCCGAAGCCGGCCACTTCGGCCATCAGCGCACTCGCGTCCTCGCCCTTGGCCTTGGCCTGGCCGATCGCCTTGGAACGGCTGTTGCGCAGGCTCTGCAGTTCCTGGGTCCGCACCTGGATGCGCTTGCGGTCGGCCTCCAGGGCCTCCAGGGCGGCCACGTCCAGCGCATAGCCGCGGCTGGTGCGCAGGCGCTCGGCGAGGTCGGCGGGCTGTTGGCGAAGCAGAGCGGGATCGAGCATGGGCGCGGGGTGCCAGGGGAACGAACCTGGGATTATCGCCTGTCCGTCGTGGTTTTGCCGACCCGCGCCCGCCGCGGCGCGCGATTCACCGCGGCTATGCCAGAATCGGGCGGTTCCCCACGGTGAGCCTCATGTCCACGTCGCCCTCGTCTTCCAAGCCCGGCATCGTGCTGCATCTGCCGCGGCGTCTGCTCGCGATCGTCGGCATCGCCTTCGTCGCCGGCCTGCTGCTGTTCCTGGTGGTGTGGCTGGTCGGACGCAAGGACAACGATTTCTACAAGCCGCAGCCGGCGCAGCAGGTGCAGCAGGTGCAGCAGGACACCGAACAGGTGAAGCCGCTGCCCGAGCCGCTGCCCGCCGGCAGCGCCGCCAGCAGCATGCCGCAGGCCAAGCCGGCGCCCGCCGGCGACGCACCGAAGCTGGTGGAGACCGCGCCGACCCCGCCGCCGACCACGGAAGCACCGGCTCCTGCCGCAGGCAGCGATGGCGCCGGCAGCACGGCCACCGCGCTGGCCCCGGGCGACCGCCCGGTGCCGCTGGAAGGACAGACCCCGCCGCCGCGCTATCCGCCAGCGGCGCTGCGCCGCGGCGATGCCGGCACCGTGGTGGTGCGAGTCGAGGTCGATGCCAGCGGCGCGCCTGCCGGCGTGGCCCTAGTGCGGCGCAGCGGCTCGCGCGACCTGGACCGCGCGGCGATGGAAACCGTGCGCCGCTGGAAGTTCCGCCCGGCGCAGCAGAACGGCCGCGCGGTGCCGGCCAGCATCGAGATCCCGTTCGACTTCAAGCCAGGACCGTAACCGAAATAACTGAACCGCCGCCCGGTTGCGCCGGCGGCGTTCACATGGGGGTGACACTGCAGGTACGGGTCCTGGGCGACACTGGCCCCGCACCCACGGCACCGGAGTTGCCGCCATGCCAACCCCCTACAAGTCGACACAGCCGATCCATGCGTGGAAGCGCTCTTCCGCGCGACCGGCTGACCGCGGGGAGCAGCATGCGCGCGCCGACCACGGATCGCCCTGGGCCTGGATGGTGGTGATCGCGCTGGCGCTGGCCGTGGCCGGCTGGTGGCTGGCGCTGGACCGCGACGACGACGCCAGTGGCTATCAGACCTCGTCATCGACACCTGCCAAGGATCCGCCGCGTCCGCAGCCGACGCACTGACTTCCTGACTGCCTGACGTGCTTGTTCCGTCGGCCGCGCTTGCACGCGGCCGATGCGGTGCGCTCACTCAGGAGCTGCGCAATCCGAAGCCGGCGCCGCGCGCCAGCGCGTCGAAGCCCGGGAACGACGTCGCCACATTCGCCACGTCCTCGATCAGCACCTCGCCCTGCGCCAGTTGCCCGGCGATGGCGAAGGCCATCGCGATGCGATGGTCGCCGTGGCTCTCGATGGTCCCGGCGCCCAGCGTGCCGCCGTGAATGGTGGCGCCGTCCGGGGTTTCGTCGACGACGATGCCCAGGCTGCGCAATCCGGTGGCCATCGCCGCCAGGCGGTCCGACTCCTTGACCCGCAGCTCTGCCGCGCCGCTGACCACGGTCTGGCCTTCGGCGGCGGCCGCGGCGACGAACAACGCCGGGAACTCGTCGATCATGTCCGGCACCACGCTCTCCGGAATCGTCGCACCGCGCAGCGGCGCATAGCGCACGCGCAGGTCGGCGACCGGCTCGCCGCCGTGCTCGCTGTGGTTGTGCTCGACGATGTCCGCGCCCATCAGCCGCAGCGCCGCCAGCAGCCCGGTGCGACGCGGATTGAGCCCGACCGCCTTCAGGGTGATGTCCGAGCCGGGAATGATGCTGGCCGCAACGATGAAGAACGCCGCCGACGAGAAGTCCGCCGGCACCGCGATATCGGTGGCGCGCAGGCGCTGACCACCGCGCAGCCGCGCCTGGCCCGGCGAGAACGCGATGTCCACACCGAATGCGGACAGCATGCGCTCGGTGTAGTCGCGGGTGGGATGCGGTTCCTGCACCGAGGTGACGCCTTCGGCGTAGAGCCCGGCCAGCAGCACCGCCGACTTGACCTGGGCACTGGCCACCGGCGAGACGAAGTCGATGCCGCGCAGCGGCTGCCCGCCATGGATGCGCAGCGGCGGCACGCCATTGGCCTCGGTATCGATGCGCGCGCCCATCAGCGCCAGCGGCTCGGTCACCCGCCGCATCGGCCGCTTGGACAGCGACGCATCGCCGACCAGCACGCTGTCGAACGGCTGCGCCGCGAGCAGCCCGGCGAGCAGGCGCATGCCGGTGCCGGCATTGCCGCAATCCAACTCGCCCTGCGGCGCCTGCAGCCCATCCACGCCCACGCCATGCACGATGCGCTGCGACGGCGACGGCGTCTCGATCCGCACCCCGAGCCGCGCGAAGATCGCCGCAGTCGAACGCGTGTCCTCGCCCTCGAGAAACCCCTCGATCCGCGACGTCCCATCGGCCAACGCCGCGAACATCACCGCCCGATGCGACACCGACTTGTCCCCCGGCACCGTCAGCGTGCCCTGCAGCGCAGTGCCGCGCGTTGCGATCCAGCCTTGCTCGTTGCTCATCATCGTTCCTGAAAGTCCAACCACCCGAAGATCCACCATCACCCGGCGACATCGGCGCCGCTAAAGCGCGCTTACGCTGCTGGCACGACGCTTACACCAAGTCAGCCACCGCCGTTGCTGTTGCTGTTGCTGTTGCTGTTGCCGTTGTTGCTGTTGCCGTTGTTCTTGCTTTCGCTGTTGCTCTCAATCCCCCGTAAGGGCTGGCGGACACGACGGGTAAAACCCCATGAGGGGCGACGCGCAGGATGCGCGTCGTTTTCGGCAGGCACATGGATGTGCCTTCCGAAAATTCCCGTCGTGTCCGCGGACCCCGCGCGCAGCGCGGGGCAGCCCGCCCGGGGGTGTGTTTCTTTTGGTTACTTTGATCAGCCTCCGGCTGCTGTAAAGCCCTTCTTTGCACAAGCAAAGAAAAGTAACTCGCGCGTCAGCGCGAAAGCTGTTGCGGTTAGCTGTTGCCGTTAAAGATGTTGCTGCTGAAGAAGCGGTTTCACATTCCAGGGAACGCCCCGTCGCGGCTGAAGCCGCTCCTACAACAGATGCACATCTCCTCGTAAGCAAAGCAGCGCGCAACGACAGGGCCGACACAACCGCGCGAGCAACTCAAGGCACTGCCACCGGATACGACCCCAACACCTTGATCTGCGCCGAATGCGCCTTCAACTCCGCCAACGCCAACTTCATCGCCTCATCCTCCACATGCCCCGCCAGATCGATGAAGAAACCGTACTCCCACTTCGCCTGATGCGACGGCCGCGACTCGATCCGGTTCATGCTGATCCCATGCCGCGCGAACGGACTGAGCACATCGAACAGCGCACCCGGCTTGTCGTGGATGAATACCAGCACCGACGTGCGATCGTGCCCCGACGGCGGGAAGATCTGCCGCCCGATCACCAGGAAGCGCGTGGTGTTGTCCGCGTCGTCCTCGATCGACTTCATGATGACCTTCTTCAGCGCATACACATGCGCCGCGCTTTCCCCACCGATCGCCGCCGCATCGTCGGCATTGCGCGCCCGGCGCGCGCCCTCGGCGTTGCTGGAGACCGGAATCTTCTCCACCTTGGGCAGGTTCGCGCGCAGCCAGCCGGCGGTCTGCGCGAACGACTGCGGATGCGCATAGATCCGCTCGATCGCGTCGAGCCGCCCGCTGCGCGAGAGCAGGAACTGGTGCACGCGCAGCTCGGTCTCGCCGCAGATCTTCAGGTTGGAGGTCAGGAACATGTCCAGGGTGACCTGGATCGTGCCCTGCCCCGAGTTCTCCACCGGCACCACGCCGAAGTCGGCGTTGCCGCTTTCCACTTCCTGGAACACTTCCTCGATAGTGGCCATCGGCAGGCCCACCGCCGAGCGACCGAAGTGCTTGAGCACCGCCTGCTGGCTGAAGGTGCCTTCCGGCCCCAGGTAGCCGATCTTCAGCGGCTCCTGCTGCGCCAGGCACGCGGACATGATCTCGCGGAACACGTGCACCAGCACCTCGTCGCTGAGCGGGCCCTGGTTGCGGTCCACCACCATGCGCAGCACCTGCGCCTCGCGCTCGGGGCGGTAATAGTCCACCGCCGCGGCGAGCTTGCCCTTGGCCTTGCCGACCTGGCGCGCGAACTGCGCGCGCTCGGCGATCAACGCCTGGATGTTGCGGTCGATCTCGTCGATCTTGGCGCGCACGTCGGCCAGGGCCGGCGTGGCGGCGGGTTTCGCGGACTTGGCCGGCTTGGCGTCGGCGGCGGGAGATTTCTTCGGCTTTGCGGCCATGGATCGGGGGTTCCTCGGTGGTCCGGATCGCCGGCGCGATCCGGTCGCGGCTGAAGCCGCTCCTACAAAAATCGGCGACTCAGCCGTGGCGCTGCTGGAAGTCGCGCATGAACGCAACCAGTGCCTGCGCGCCGGTCAGCGGCATGGCGTTGTACAGCGACGCGCGGATGCCGCCGACCGCCTTGTGGCCCTTCAGCGCCAGCAATCCGGCCGCCTTGGACTCGGCGACGAAGCGCGTGGTGAGGGTCTCGTCCGGCAGGAAGAACGGGATGTTCATCCGCGAGCGCACCGCCGCCGCGACTTCGTTGCGATAGAAGCCACCGGAGGCGTCGATCGCCGAATACACCAGCGCCGACTTGGCCTGGTTGCGCGCGGCGAACGCCTCCACGCCACCCTCGGCCAGCATCCATTTGAACACCAGCCCGGCCAGGTACCAGTTCCAGGTCGGCGGGGTGTTGAGCATGGAGTCGCGCGCCACGTGCGAGCGATAGTCGAAGATGTCCGCGCGCGGCTGGCCGGCGCGTTCGAGCAGGTCGCGGCGGATGATCACCACCGTGACGCCGACCGGGCCGAGGTTCTTCTGCGCACCGGCGTAGATCAGCGCGTACTTGGAGACGTCGATCGGCTCGGAGGCGATGCTGGAGCTGAAATCGGCGAACAGCGGCACGTCGCCGACGTCGGGCGTGTCGCGGAACTCCACGCCGTGGATGGTCTCGTTGGCGGTGATGTGCACGTAGGCGGCATCCTCGCGCAGCTGCCATGCGGCGCGCGGCGGGATGTCGCGGAAGCCGTCGGCCTCGCTGCTGGCGGCCACGTGCACGTCGACGTACGGCCCGACCTGCTTGATCGCGGTCTTGCCCCAGTGCCCGGTCACCACGTAGTCCACGGTCTGCCCGGGCGCGGCGAAGTTCAGCGCCAGCAGCGCCTGCTGGGTGGTGGCGCCACCGGCCAGGAACAGCACGGCATAGTCGTCGGGAATGCCGATCAGCCGGCGCAGGTCGGCGTCGGCCTGCGCCGCCACCTCCATGAACTCGGCGCCGCGGTGGCTCAGCTCCACGATCGAGGCGCCCACGCCATTCCACTCCAACATCTCCGCCTGCGCCTGGCGCAGGACCGATTCCGGCAAGGCAGCGGGGCCGGCACTGAAATTGAACGCGCGCGTCATGGGGCACCTATCGGACAGGACCCCTAGTATGCCGCAGCGCAACAGCTTGCGGCCCGGGCAATTTAGGTTGCATTTGCATCCATTCGCCCTGCGCATGCGTAGTCTGTGTTGAAGTCCCCGCCACTGCTCGCCCCTTCGCTCCAGGAGTCCGCCATGTCGTTGCGCGATGCCCTCACCGTTCCCAGCCGCGAGATCACCGACGAGGCGGTCTACCGCGACCGGCGGCGCCTGCTGCAGGCCCTGGCACTGACCCCGGTGGCCGGCCTGGTCGGCTGCGCCGACGCCGAACCACCGGCCCCGCCCAAGACCGTGGTGACCCCGGAGCAGGCACGCAGCGGGTTCCGCACCAACGAGGAGCTGACCCGCTACGAGGACGTGACCAGCTACAACAACTTCTACGAATTCGGCACCGACAAGACCGATCCGTCCAAGGCGGCCAAGACCCTGCGCACCTCGCCGTGGTCGGTGAAGGTGTCCGGCGAGTGCGAGAAGCCTGGCACGCTGAGCCTGGACGACCTACTCAAGGGCCACACGCCCGAGGAGCGGATCTACCGCCTGCGCTGCGTGGAAGGCTGGTCGATGGTGATCCCGTGGCTGGGCGTGCCGCTGGGCGATGTGCTCAAGCGCTTCGCGCCGACCTCCAAGGCCAAGTATGTCGCCTTCACCACCCTGGCCGATCCGCAGCAGATGCCCGGGGTCCGCTATAGCTCGATCGATTGGCCGTACAAGGAAGGCCTGCGCATCGACGAGGCCATGCACCCGCTGACCCTGCTCGCCACCGGCCTGTACGGCAAGCCGCTGCCGCAGCAGAACGGCGCGCCGCTGCGGCTGGTGGTGCCGTGGAAGTACGGCTTCAAGAGCATCAAGTCGATCGTGGAGATCCGCTTCGTCGAGCGCATGCCGGAGACCGCCTGGCACGAACTGCAACCGTCCGAGTACGGCTTCTTCTCCAACGTCAATCCGGCGGTGGACCATCCGCGTTGGAGCCAGAAGACCGAGCGCCGTATCGCCGGCAAGGCCAGCAAACTGTTCGCCGAGCGCATTCCCACCCGCCCGTTCAACGGCTATGCCGACCAGGTGGCGTCGCTGTATGCGGGGATGGATCTGAAGAAATGGTATTGAGCCGGGATTGGGGATTCGGGATTGGGGATTCGCGGAGCGGTCGCTGCGCGCGGCGGGTTTGCGCGTCCTCTCTGGCAGCATTGGTGCGCATTGGTTTGAGACTGCATGGCTAAGACCTCCGCTTCAGTGATCGCCGCCAAGGCGGTGGTGCATGCGCTGGCGCTGGCGCCGATGGCGTACCTGGGCTGGCAGTTCTGGCAGGTGTGGCAGACCGGCAGCGATGCGTTGGGCGCCGATCCGGTGGCCGAGGTCGAGCATCGCACCGGGTTGTGGGCGCTGCGGCTGCTGCTGTTGACCCTGGCCATCACCCCGCTACGGCAACTGACCGGGCAATCGGCGCTGCTGCGCTTCCGGCGCATGCTCGGGCTGTACGCGTTCTTCTACGCGACCGTGCATCTGGGAGCCTATCTGGGGCTGGACCTGCGCGGCTACTGGACGCAGATCTTCGAGGAGATCGTCAAACGCCCGTACATCACCGTGGGTTTCCTGGCCTGGCTGCTGCTGGTGCCGCTGGCGATCACCTCCACCCAGGGCTGGATGCGCCGGCTCAAGCGCAACTGGGGCAAGCTGCACAAGGCGATCTATGCGATCGGCGTGCTCGCCGTGCTGCACTTCTGGTGGCTGGTGAAGTCGGACATCCGCGAACCGCTGCTGTACGCGGCGATCCTGGCGGTGCTGCTGGGCTGGCGCGGCTGGCGGGCGCTCAGCGCGCGCCGAACCACAGCAGGCCGCTGAGCGCGGCAGCCAGCAACAAGGCGCTGAGCAACAGCCACGGCCAGCGTCGCGCGGTGGCCGGACGCGGCGCCACCGCCGGGGTCAGCGCGAGCGCGGCCAGGGCGGGGTCGTCGCGCAGCGGCTCGGCACCGACGACCTGCGGGACTTCGAGCACGAAGCGGTGCTGGGCATCGAATACCACCTGGTCGCCGGGCTGCAGCCAGCAGCTGCGCACGGCGACGCCGTTGACCTGGGTCTGCGCCTCGCCGAAGCCGCGCAGCAGCACCCGCTCGCCGTGCCGTTCCAGGCGCGCGTGCTGCTCGGCGCAGGCCGGATCGTCGATGCGGATGTCGCACTCGCGCAGGCGGCCGACGCTGCGTACGCGGTCCACGGTGAAGCTGCGGCCATGGTGCGGGCCGCCGACGCCGCGCAGCACCAGGCGCGGATCGTCGTGTTCGGCCTCGCTGACCTCGGGCAGGCGCTGCAGCGGCTCGCACTTGCCCTGCACCACCATTTCGACGCCATCGGCGTAGACCGCGTCGCCGGCGCGCAGCAGCGCCATGCGCCGCACCGGGCGGCCGTTGACGTGGATACCGCGGCTGCCGTTGGCGACCTGCAGCCACAGACCGCGCCGGTCCAGGCAGAACTGCGCCAGCAGCAATGCGCCCTGGGTGTCGTCGACCACGCTGACCTGGCCAGAGGCCAGCCGCACGATGCGATGCACGCCCGCGCGCAGGGGCCGGTCGGGGTGTTGGCGGTTGCTGAAATGGACTAGCAGATCGTGCACGGCGGGCAGCCTAGCAGGTTGCCTGCGCGCGCAGAAGCGCGCGTGCTGGACAATGCACCGCGCATACGCACAATGCCTGATCGTTCACGCGGGCACCCGCCCGCACAGGAGCCAGCATGTCCAGCATCGACATCCGCCACGACCACGACAAGACCCCCGCGCAGGCGCGCAAGGCCATCGAAACCGCCGCCAAGAAACTGGCCGAGCGCTTCGACCTGGAATCGCACTGGGATGGCGATTCCTTGCTGTTCTCGCGCTCGGGCGTGGACGGTCGCATCGAACTGCTGCCCAAGCAGGTGCACGTGACCGCTGAATTGGGCTTCCTGCTGTCGGCGATGAAGGGCACGGTGGAAAGCGAGATTCGGCGGGTGCTGTCGGAAAAGCTGGGCTGATCGGTGCATCGAGTCCCTCTCCCCTCGGGAGAGGGGTTGGGGGTGAGGGTGCGGCGTCAAGCGCTGACGCAATCAGCTGCACGAGGCTTCGCTCGTACCCTCATCCGCCCCTGCGGGGCACCTTCTCCCAGCGGGAGAAGGGAGAAGCCAAAGCCCCTCTCCCACCGGGAGAGGGGTTGGGGTTAGGGTGCGGTACCAAGCGCTGACGCGATCAGCTGCACGAGGCTTCGCTCGTACCCTCATCCGCCCCTTCGGGGCACCTTCTCCCGAGGGGAGAAGGGAGAAGCCAAAGCCCCTCTCCCACCGGGAGAGGGGTTGGGGTGAGGGTCCAGCCGCTCACTCACTCCAACGCAAACGGATCCGGATCGCCCGCGAACAACCGTTCCGACACGGCGCGCTCGGTGGTCTCGATGTCGCCGATGAACCCCTCGGCGTCGCCCAGCTTGGAGAACGCGTCGAAACCCCGCTCCAGGAATCCCTGCAGTTCCGACAGCCCCGCCGCCTTGGCCGGGCCGCGGGCGAAGCGCAGCAGCATGCGCACGCCCGGGGTATGCACCGCCTTGGCCAGGCCCAGCCCCACGCGGGCGATCAGGTCGATCTGGCGCTGGCGCAGCCGGTGGAGCCCGGTCTGCCGATAGGCGTCGCCATACAACGCTTCGTCCAGGCGCTTGCGCCGCGGTGCCAGGGCCTGCAACGCCTCGGCCATGCGCAGATCCAGGGCATGCGTGAGCGCGCCCAGTTCGATGCCGTCGGCCACGGTGTCCAGCAGCGACGCCGGCATCAGCCGCTGCATCATCGGCAACACCTTGACGATGTCCGCGTCGCGGCGGCTGAAGTCGCGGTCGCCATAGACGTCGGTCAGGAAGAACATCGCCGCCGGACGCCGCTGCGGATCCTCCAGGAAATGCTCGAAGCTGCGCTCCAGCCGCTCCGATTGCCAGCGCCGCAGTTCCTGCAGCCAGCGCAGTGCGTTGCGCGGTTCGCGCACGGGGTCGTGCAGCGCCTGGTGCCACGCCAGGCGGCGGCCGAGTCGTTCCAGGACGGGAGTGCTGCGCGCCATGGCCGCCGATGATGGTCGCAGCCCGGCACGACCGCAAGCGTCACGGCGCTCGGCTACACTCGCGCCACTGCCTCCTGCGGA
This genomic stretch from Xanthomonas sacchari harbors:
- the msrP gene encoding protein-methionine-sulfoxide reductase catalytic subunit MsrP; its protein translation is MSLRDALTVPSREITDEAVYRDRRRLLQALALTPVAGLVGCADAEPPAPPKTVVTPEQARSGFRTNEELTRYEDVTSYNNFYEFGTDKTDPSKAAKTLRTSPWSVKVSGECEKPGTLSLDDLLKGHTPEERIYRLRCVEGWSMVIPWLGVPLGDVLKRFAPTSKAKYVAFTTLADPQQMPGVRYSSIDWPYKEGLRIDEAMHPLTLLATGLYGKPLPQQNGAPLRLVVPWKYGFKSIKSIVEIRFVERMPETAWHELQPSEYGFFSNVNPAVDHPRWSQKTERRIAGKASKLFAERIPTRPFNGYADQVASLYAGMDLKKWY
- the msrQ gene encoding protein-methionine-sulfoxide reductase heme-binding subunit MsrQ, producing the protein MAKTSASVIAAKAVVHALALAPMAYLGWQFWQVWQTGSDALGADPVAEVEHRTGLWALRLLLLTLAITPLRQLTGQSALLRFRRMLGLYAFFYATVHLGAYLGLDLRGYWTQIFEEIVKRPYITVGFLAWLLLVPLAITSTQGWMRRLKRNWGKLHKAIYAIGVLAVLHFWWLVKSDIREPLLYAAILAVLLGWRGWRALSARRTTAGR
- a CDS encoding FHA domain-containing protein, with product MHDLLVHFSNRQHPDRPLRAGVHRIVRLASGQVSVVDDTQGALLLAQFCLDRRGLWLQVANGSRGIHVNGRPVRRMALLRAGDAVYADGVEMVVQGKCEPLQRLPEVSEAEHDDPRLVLRGVGGPHHGRSFTVDRVRSVGRLRECDIRIDDPACAEQHARLERHGERVLLRGFGEAQTQVNGVAVRSCWLQPGDQVVFDAQHRFVLEVPQVVGAEPLRDDPALAALALTPAVAPRPATARRWPWLLLSALLLAAALSGLLWFGAR
- a CDS encoding polyhydroxyalkanoic acid system family protein, with translation MSSIDIRHDHDKTPAQARKAIETAAKKLAERFDLESHWDGDSLLFSRSGVDGRIELLPKQVHVTAELGFLLSAMKGTVESEIRRVLSEKLG